The Dioscorea cayenensis subsp. rotundata cultivar TDr96_F1 chromosome 8, TDr96_F1_v2_PseudoChromosome.rev07_lg8_w22 25.fasta, whole genome shotgun sequence genome segment tcctttttcatttatttttttaacccaaaatttttttaaaaacttttacatttaagtccttgttctttccgcttgggtttctcaccaaaattactctgtacaaaaatattactgcaactgtagtaataccctgaatatatttttccagtaattatccaaaggttcagggtattacaatcaCTATGTGAAAaagaattgtttttttatgatggttgctttgcaaaattttttaattatttcttttaaatgagAGTTACATGAGAATAGAGATGATGATCTTGAGTTCTGGGTGCATGATTTACAATCATTTCacttttaattcttatttttattttcaattttaagactcttttgttttcttatcacaaaggaaagaaaagggaaGGTCTATATTTTTGGTTCTGCATGGTGGTGTAAAGAAAGTGTagattttttctaattaaagtTTGGTATGATTTGTAGTTTATTCTTTGGGATGCAAACAAAtccctttttttcaatttgtctACCATTTTTAATATCACCTTTTTTCCTCCAATGTAACATTGATGCTTTGTAGGAATAGCTTCATTGAAATGGCTTTTTGTTAGTTTCTATGGATGACTCTGTTTTTTGTGATGGAAATTGTCCACTTTGTTTGTTTCTCCAATTTGTGATATAATTAGTTTTGTGGGTTGTTGATGATTTATTCTCACTTTTATTGCTTATGCATTTATGTGTAATTCATTTAATTCTTACCCTTGTTgtggatgtatttatttttgttttagtaattttttttacagtAATTGCTCTTAAGTGatttaatatttcttctttATTGCTTTAATGTACTCCTCGAATGTGTTGGGAATCACCCCCTCCCATTTGTGGCTTAAGAGCAACATGGGCTACGGGGTAATGAGGCTTTTGAGCCCTAAACCCTGTCCCCAAACCGATCGGCCACCGAATGGAGTGCGGTGATTCCCAATATATTCAACATATGCTTGGTGGGAAAATAATGCAgtccatttgatttatttatttatttttatctttttcatatgAACAtggcatttaattaatttttttaattctagttGTAGTTTAATTTTTGCATAATGTGCTTGCTTTTGGGTTCCTTCTTGTTAAATGGATGATGGAAACCACTTATTGGTAAGGATACCTAATTAGGATGATGAACCTTAGCATTTAGATTAAAGCTTATATGATGTCATGCAGAGGGCAAGAACTTAAGCCCTGTTTCTTGGATTCAATTTCAGTACCAGATGCAGACTTATTCACAATTCGTATGCACGACATGGTCAATGGGGTAGACAAGCTAGCAGGTTATGTAGATTTTGTGTGTGCAGACCAAATATCAAGGATTGAACTATTGAGTATGGCTAAGGAGTTTGAAATAGATGTGGATAGGTGCACCATATGGTGGTTGGATGCTACCAGTCAACCTGGGTTCTATAGAGAGGTAATAACAGACTTAGATGCACTTGGAATGGCCATGGCTGTAGATTCCAATAGAGAGGTTTGTGTCTGCATAGATGTAAATGATCAAGGGTGGAAAGCTAGTGGAAGTTTGAATGCTACTAgtgttaatgaagatgatgatgctgaAGAGGAAGAAAATGACCCTGAGGAAGAAGACTTAGAGCAGAATTAGGTAGATGATAAAGTTAGAGGAGCaaatgttgatgaagaaaatgactTACATGACTCAGATTACAattttgatgatgaaaatgatgaagaagctATAAACAACAGAACAACCCCTGCAACCATACCAAATATAGATGCAGAACAGCCAGGATTAGGTAAGGATACTGATCAATCTGACTGTGCAGATTCTAATGAGCTACACTCATGCTCATCAACAGATTTAGAGGGAATGCTTCCTGCCAGGCCAAAATATGCAGAATTTAATGAAGCCATTGACATGAAGAATCCACATTTTAAAATTGGGATGAAGTTTAGAGATTTTAAACAGTTCAAGGAGGCAGTAAAAAATTATGGAGTTAAGAACAGGTATGTAATGAATTTCAGACCAAACACTAAGACTAGATGCAAGGCTTACTGCAGCAAAGGTTGTCCTTTCTACTTGTGGGCATCTCCAATGGTAAGAGATGGAGCTACTGTACAGATCAAGTCAGGTGTGCTAAAGCATGAGTGtggaaaagaacacaaaaatagaCATGCAAGTGCTAAGTGGATAGCTAAGACATATATGGAGCAATTTAGGGCAGATCCATCATGGAAGTTGGCAGGGATAATACAAGCTGTGAAGACTAATCAGCAGGTTGAAATAACCAGATTGACAGCATATAGGGCAAAAAACATCGCTTTAAGGTACTTGGTTTAGGGTTAGTTAGCATTATCACTCATTAGTGTTAGTTACTTCTACattgctttaattttttcttgcgtatgttttattttgtaaattagggagatagatggtgatgaggaaACACAGATGACCAAGCTATATGATTACAGGCTAGAGCTTCTTAAGACACACCCAGGGTCAACAATTAAATTTAGGCGTAATCAAGGGGTTTTTGAGGCAATGTATGTCTGCTTGGCACCTCTTAGAAATGGGTTTTTGGCAGGATGTAGGAGGATTATCTGTGTAGATGGTTGCTTCCTCAAAGGGTTATATGGGGGACAATTACTGACCGCAGTAGGTATAgatgctaataatttaatttatcctGTTGCATGGTCTGTGGTTGATAGGGAAAATAGAGAGAATTGGGTTTGGTTCTTGCAGCTGTTAGCATAGGACCTAATGATCACAAATAGCCACAATTGGGCCTTTATGAGTGATAGACAGAAGGTGTGCATACATGCTTTAATGTTTACTTTTGTTATGTATATTTGCTAATATATGTGAACAATGCACTATTAACAATTATTTGTTTCACTGTctgttttgttcttgtttttatttttaatttgttgtgtgTTGTGTTGATGGTGTGCCCATAATAGGGATTAATTAATGCTATAGATGAATTATTTCCTAACACTGAGCATAGGTTTTGTGTGCGACATATCCACACCAATTTTAGAAAACACTTTAGGGGAAAGACACTCAAGGACCAACTGTGGAGTTGTGCTAGGGCAACATATCCAGCTGCATTTGATAGAGCCATGAATATATTACAAGGATTATCCCAAGGGGCGTATgactacatgaaaaaaatagatcctAAGCATTGGAGCAGGGCGCATTTCCAAGATAAGTTTAAATGTGACATCTTATTgaataacctttgtgagtgtTTTAACGGGAATATTCTTGAAGCAAGGACAAAGGGGGTAGTTACATTGAATGAGATGATTAGAACCCAACTAATGAGTAGAATACAAAGGAGGAGAGATGCCATGAAAAATTGCACAACCACCCATTGTcccaagattttaaaaaaattagagcagCATAAAGAATTAAGCAATTCTTATAAAACAACTTCGTCAGGGGGAGCTAAATATCAAGTATCAGGAAATGATGGACAGTTTGTTGTTGACATGGTTGGAAAAAGTTGTTCGTGTAGGGTTTGGCAATTGACTGGTGTGTCGTGCAATCATGCAGTAGCAGTAATTTATAACAACAAAGAGAAACCTGAAAAGTATCTTCATGAATGCTACACTGTGAGTATATATTTAGATACCTATGGGCACACCTTAAACCCCACACATAGCAGGGACTCCTGGCCTAAAAGTGATCAGCAGCCCATGATACCACCACTGCTAGTGAacaaaaaaagaggaagaaaaacatTGCTGAGGAGGAGAGAAATAGATGAAGAAAACATTGGGTTCAGAAGTGGGAAGGTGACCAAGAATGGGGTGAAAATGAAATGTGGCTTGTGTGGAGCAGTAGGGCATAACAGAAGATATCATGGCAAAGGGGTAAGTTtgttactttaaatttaattagtcCTGAATAACTGTAAGTTTgctagtttaaattttaatgcaGAAGTTCACAAACTTATTTATTGTAATGACATGGTAATTAGACCAATGCAAGATCATTTCAGCCACAACAAAGCCAACAAGGTGGTGATTTGCATGTTGAAATGCACTGCCAAAGGGGTAAACATGTATTGTGTTGAGATATGAGATTAtggaaatatattatattgattaaatTCTATTAGAcattgtgttcttttttttaataggccaaccaaaattatttcaattcaaATGTCAGTGACCAAAGACAGATGCAGGGTGAACAGGTATTGTACTGAGATATGAGATTATGGAAAtatattacattgattaaattcTATTAGACATTgtgttcttccttttttttaacaGGGAAACgaaaattatttcaattcaaATGTCATTGACCAAAGACAGATGCAAGGTGATACACTGGCAGACTTCCCAGCACAGCAAAGGCAAACGAATACTAATGCACTGATTGACATCCAAGTGCAACAAAATCCAGAGGTATGATGGTTgtttaactaataaaataaaactttatctTAACATTATGTGTTTATGATCATTGCCATAACAGTAGAccttggaatttttttcttaaaatctaTTTGGTACACTAATTAAATTATAGGGAATTGAGGAACAAGGGCAACCAAATTGTGGTGCATCTATTAACATCACAAGCAATACATTCATACAGGTATTTGTGCTTAACCTAAAGAAGAATTACGATGCACCACAAGTCCAAACAATGTCATCTCAACCCATTACACATTCATATCAATTAacaatttctttttggttgcttTTCTCACTATACAGGGTATTCAAGAAAGAGGAAAGTCAGTTGGTGATGTGGCTTCTACAATCAGAGATCAAACAATACGACAGGTAAAATTATTCACTATATGGATAATTAGAAGAAGGGCCAACCATACACTTGCTTcaattattttccaaataatgTAGGTATTTCACACACCTGATGAGACTCTTTCTACTGGATGTGAGACTATGGTGAAGAGGAATAAACTCGGCATTAGAAGAGGGGCCACTTACACCACCAAACAAGGAGCTAAAAAAAGCTCATCTTGGCGGCAGCCTGTACTGAAAACTGCAGGACAAGGTAAAAAAACCTGATGAGAAGCTCAAGGAGGGAAATgctaccaaaaaaagaaaagcttgGCTTCCACCAGGTGTTGGGGCTTCAACAACTAGTGGTGCCACACAAGGAAGACAAAACTAAAGACATTGAAGCTTCcactatttttgttgtttatggtTTTGTTGAGGGAGTCTTATTCAGTGTTCATTTTGTGTGTATTGCACAGGTAAACATGTATTGAATGTGTTACTCTCTCATTTTTATATGTAAATGTCTACAATTCTGGATGTAActcaattttttgttgtttatagttTTGTTGAGGGAGTCTTATTGAATGTGTTACTCtgtcatttttttatgtaaatgtCTATAGTTCTGGATGTAActcaattttttgttgtttacaaTACTGTATTATTTGTACTCAATTTTTTGTCTTAAATGGAAGGAAATTTTTTGtagttaattttttcttttttcacttaGCTTTCTCTCCAGGTTATACACAGATACTTAAATTGGACTTTGCTTTCTCTCCAGGTTGTATTGTATTGCTTTGTTCACAACTCATTCAACTCATTCCCTTCTCATTTTTTCTTCTATAAATGcaataaaagaaagatagaaCGTTCAGAGTCAATGAGCAATTCTCTATATTAACCTTTGTTTTtaccaaattaattttttcatgtaaatatattttttacctAATTTTGTATTACATACTTTAATAGTGGGAATTCTGAATGGATTAAATAATAGCATTAGAGATATGAATGGATCAAAGATCAACAtttcaaataagaaaatcatTGATTTATGGATAATCACTTGAAAATCAAAGGCAAATACAAGTCAGAAAAATTTCATCAGAAAATTCACAATTTGTTAAACTTATAAGTTATAAGTGAGATAATTCATATCAAAcgctaataaaaaaacaaaaataaaataaaattagggcAACACTAGCTGATGTGCTCCCATAGCTTCTCCAGCCTCGAGACCTTCTCCACATTAGGGTAATGCtgaggaggaagaagacatTGATCCATATATATTGGCGTGCTCCCATAGCATTATTGGCCTCAAGAACTTCTCCGCATTTGGCTAAcggtgaggaagaagaagacgTATAAGAATCCAACTATGTTGACATGGCATCACTTAATCTATGTGGCAAAATCGGCTGAGTTGGACTCTAAACATAAGATGATGAGGTGTCCAATATTGGCTGACTGTGTTTTTCCAGCAGCCACGTCAGATAGATGAATCAGGTTACTCGCGGGTGACTTGCcggagaaacaaaattaaagatgagtaacctttttgatgcaaattgaagttgGGTTACCGAAATGAAACAAATGCAAAGTTGAGTGACCTTTGAAAAAATTACTCCACCACAATTTGCATTGTAGGTCAAGTGGTTTGGTTTTTGGGCTTCTAACATGacttaaaatttcaataaaaagaaaaataaaccgaaacatttttcaaataactattttttgGAGAAAAAGTGCCACTAACATTTTATTGATGTTATGTTTACGAGTTGTGATTAATTAAGCACTGGCCATTCTAGATTTCAAATTCTTGTTTAAATGAACTCCTGAAAAATATCAACGATTATTAATCTTGTGgctaattatgtaaatacttgaacaccaaaataaagataataataacaatgattttatgattaattaactaaatatttctaatgcatcaaacgaagaaaataataagaaagtgATATTAATCTAGaacaaattttagtaaaaagAGAACGATATTTACTTTCATGGTTACCATGAGAAATAgttcaatcaaaataatttttattaataaaaataagggaaaattactgtttatctctagtgaatttcaaaaattcccaAACATCCCCTCCAATTTTGGCAAACCCCGGACAATCCTTCCGTTATtatttaacttcccttttaccccctaccgttcacttgaaatgtgaccatgttatgaaattctatttttgcCCTTggaaatggtgggaaaaaacaGGCACTCACATCATGTTCaatctttatacatacaattttgcatttttttgttgccttttgtcaaacaaagtttagaaggctcatcacatcttcttcttctttttcttattctcctcattttgtttgttatatttgaattctgccggtttcttgataaggtgagaatttcttcgattcgagGGCTATTGTTCACAGTACTGACTTCTTGAGAATTGGTGTTAGCTTAGCTGAGATACGTGAGCGATTGGGTCTTGATGTTCcgcgtgtcagggtgaagtttatcacacccgatggatataaaacggtttgtccaatagaaaatgaggttgacttccagcggatgtgtcattGTCGATCTTGTTGAGACAGACGCTGTGCCATtatcgaatcctactgaaaacgagtttttctcgttgtaagattcttctcttttatgtttatctagttgtataagttgattTCCGTTTAACGTCGCCTGTCtatgtttaaatacattatttttatatttaacaattgtcttctttgtttaatttatatgtcagtatttaactatttgcatTACAGTTTAACATTGTAatgtatcatttaaacattttttgtctttgcttaaaatattttcttttccgttTAAATTGAAGTGTTGCCAGGTGGCCAATGGcaaatttatggtatcccgtgcacaagaattaatgacgacATTAAATTCTATCTCGTTAATGAGAAAAGCTCGGTCCCCCATgcgttttcttttttttctcggatctgaagcgtcaaccggcttacagacttcacaccataaatgagaaagaAGACCACTTCCCCTAAatagttaaatcaaaatatttaaacggtttacatattggtttaaacGATATAATGTCAGTaacaacattcaatttaaacagtgaacaagcaagctgctcaagtgttctcttcaTGGAGGCTCTGTCAGTGAACACAATGTCAGTAacagcattcaatttaaacaataacatatattattaaacagtcaaatgataatatttaaacggtttacataattctttaaactatataaaagattttaaatagtgaaccaatatgttaaacactgaatcatatttgttaaacattaaagattgatatttaaacagagagagTCATGATAAGTAGAGTACTTTCCTTCGAGCGGTGACAGGTTGGCTTCTATTGATACTTGCTTACTTCCCGCCGTTTCTCGCTTGCAGTCAACTGGTCGCTTACAAGGACTTCACACTGTAGCATCTTCCTTATAAGTAAAGAAAAACTttgagacaatggtggaaagcggcaatggtggaaagcgaCAATGGTGGAAAACGAAGAAGAACTATGAGCCAAGGAgccagtaatgattgtctctagggattaacccttgtcggtcacttcaagtgggtcaatgtaatgaaataccttttttgccctttaaaatggtgggaaaaataccgcccaatcatatcatgtcTGACTTTATGCATACAGTTGTGTACTTTTTTATGAAACACATTTTAGAAGGCTCTTTACATCATCTactactttttcttcttctcatttggtttgttcgatttgacttcagtagttatattatggatagtttttgtggtattgctagatataACGGGGAgagaagagtgctaatgttcacggcgctgacttcttgggagtcggtgttagctgagatatgtgagcgatggggtctcgatgtttcccgtgtgagggtgaagtttatcacacccgacgGGTATAAAACggcttgtccaatagaaaacgatgtcgacttccagtggatgtgtcacgttCACTCGATCTTCAAATGctctgtagtcgatcttgttgtggagaaagacgatgtggcattgtcgaatcctactaaaaatgagtttttctcgttgtaagattattctcttttatatttatctagttgtataagttcattacagTTTAAGTTTGATaggctctgtttaaatatattctgtttgcaattaaattttatattcatCGTGTAACTATTTGACTTAacatttaaattatgattttatcatttaagcaCATTATATCTCTATTTAACTTATAGATAGTTtcatttaaactgaagtgttggcaggaattcgtaTTCTACGAGCGCTTCCGGTCAACCCTATGGCGAACCTAATGGTatgggatgccttccttcctcgtcaaatcattctgaagtgttgtcgttggatttcggacaacgttttgaaggcgttgaacattttagGGACGTACTTTGAAATTTTACAATCAAACAGAatttcgacttcaaattcataaagaacgagaaacaccaggtgactgtggaatgcgctgccgttGGTTGTCAATGgtgccttcatgcatcaaaagaatataataaaaatactttcagaataaagacaatgaacctatcacacacttgcggtggtggagtgGGATTGGCCTCACACCcgaaagcatccaaaaaatgggtaagtgcAGGGGTGATTCAGAAACTCAAAAACCGGCCTTGTACAAAGCCATCGatattcagaaggacatgttgcgggaacatggtgtctaCATTCCATACAaacaggcttggttgggaaaagagcatgcccgggtggtgctcaatggcagtgacatctccaactacgatttgttgctttgatacgtagataaggtggttgagataAACCCAGACAGCATTGCtattgtggaaagagacggtgagcggtttaaacgtgcattcttttctttcagagcaTGTATTGTCAGATTCAAgaaggcttgcaggccgctgctgtttgtcgatggtacccaccttcTTGGAAAGTATCTGGGTACTCTATTAGGTGTTACAGGCAAAGAttgaaacaatggtttcttccacgtcgccttcggtattatCGACAaggagaccgatgccaattggacttggttcatatccaagttaggtgatgctttatatgatgaaggagattatcatgagataattacattcgtctcggacaggtccaagggccttgtgaacgctattgAGAGAGTCTttccttcttccccacatgcatattgtgttcgacacttggaggccaatttcatGAAAGCCAACATCAGACTAAAGAAGGCATTGAGAGAGGAGTGTTAgtctatatactttcgtattgcgtgggcatccacggctaaagatttcgatgataccgtgaatgaactgcaggccatatcacccgaagcccatcactggttgattaataaatcggatatgacacattggtcgaattatctattcagaggcgaacgttggggtgagatgtattccaatgtcgcggagtcattcaatgcttggatcaaagaagctcggcatttatcGTTAACGAACAtagtcgactccataaggtatttgaatgtttattttcacttaataattcatattatcctttaaaatagtttataaatattaaaatatctttttctgtgtttaaccatctacatcattgtttaatttatgataatattgtttaataaagtgtgtttatgtttaactatcaatgtcttcGCTTAACCTTGTCAGAGATTTGTGTTgtacgttgtacaggttcaagtttatgcgcatgttatgcaaccgccgtgagcaagtgaacaaatgggagacctatttgtgcccagacatacattcgaaggtggaaatacttgttgaggatagctgaaatctttgtgttggttgttgtgtcgatgattgctatgaagtgattgaccaatGCAGATACtttgtagatcttgccatcaaaaCATGCTCATGTcacaggtggcaagtttatggtatcccgtgcaaacacgcttgcgctgcaataatgcagacagacaccaacgtttatcgatttattagcggctacttcaccgtcgacaattacaaactggcgtataaagaagctatattccccatacccgacgatgacaagcctacggacggaaatcgtgaactGTGTCTGCGATCGCCTGTGAccagaaggcaacctgggcatcctaggaaagaggatcgagtcacaagccttTGAGGTCCGCGAGTTACGTTGCAGCCGTTGCCACGActccggtcacaatcgcagatcttgcaatgaaactgtcgccgactagccattgtaaaatagctgatttttaaaaagaaacaaacttaattgtgtgccaatttttcatttttaaacaaagaaaatctTATTCTTACAGTTAAcacatgtgtttaaatagagacattattattttaaacggtaaatagtCATTTTTACAAGTGACTAGTTTGtcttaaactgtaacatggatatttaaacaatgacattgaCATTTAAACAgtgaaacttaaaattaaacaatgaaaatgcaaGTTAAAAATGATACTGGAAGGTTaaaaaaagagtcaagtatataaatatagatacatgtaaatttacattgataaAATTTGTCAcgttcttcgaaaacaatgaattgaatttaaactggtttacatttgaaactaagaAACGTATTCTATGAACCCGCTTTCGAACACTCCCCTTTGGCAGTGATGCCAGCTGCcatcccctccttaagtatgcgtgAAACATACTTTAATTGCAGATAAGGGACAtccgtctgcggtagccgtagcttctcatctaCGAGTAACTACTTGATAAACCGCATCACATAGACagcgcagtcgacacttccttgttttcGTCGTGGGGTTTCAGTGTTGTGAacaagtgggtactttgcggtcacCGACTCGCCGAACACCATGTcgatacaaaggtcgaataggttccgctgtggaggtatacaagttgatattagaatacctgttatttaccaaacactattactcaaacacaaattattaaagcacttaccatttctagtgCGTCTTTATCGTATTCCTTGCTTTgtcatgaagaataatgcctatattcttgtttgtcattgtcaaggatgatgacatggaagtggtcattcataattatcgggaggatgacaattgcAACATCATGCAAGTTGTGCACGACATCTCctatcatagccatagtggtatAATGTGCGTATTCCTgcattgacataaacagcgccagtggtcgtgtgatggaggcgcgcttcttataacgatatggtaCTATCGTCAGTGAAATTTGGATTATatatacgaaagcgtccatcacatc includes the following:
- the LOC120267252 gene encoding uncharacterized protein LOC120267252; translated protein: MLPARPKYAEFNEAIDMKNPHFKIGMKFRDFKQFKEAVKNYGVKNRYVMNFRPNTKTRCKAYCSKGCPFYLWASPMVRDGATVQIKSGVLKHECGKEHKNRHASAKWIAKTYMEQFRADPSWKLAGIIQAVKTNQQVEITRLTAYRAKNIALREIDGDEETQMTKLYDYRLELLKTHPGSTIKFRRNQGVFEAMYVCLAPLRNGFLAGCRRIICVDGCFLKGLYGGQLLTAVGIDANNLIYPVAWSVVDRENRENWVWFLQLLA